In a single window of the Nicotiana tomentosiformis chromosome 10, ASM39032v3, whole genome shotgun sequence genome:
- the LOC138899847 gene encoding uncharacterized mitochondrial protein AtMg00860-like, whose amino-acid sequence MARDSLVTLVHVSMSVGDSIIVDYVYWSGMVTIGGLEMRLDLLLLIMGDFDIILGMYWLSLYHDVLDYHAKTVTKEEHARHLRIVLQTLREKKIYAKFSKCESWLDSLVFLGHVVSSESINVYPKKIEVVQSLPRPSLATEIQSFLGLARYFRRFVEGFPSIAAPLTRLAQKGALFKWSDEC is encoded by the exons ATGGCTCGTGATTCATTAGTTAcgcttgttcatgtatctatgtcggTGGGTGActctattattgtggactatgTGTACTGGTCGGgtatggtgactattgggggactaGAGATGAGACTTGATCTCTTACTGCTTATTATGGGTGATTTTGACATAATTCTAGGCATGTATTGGTTGTCCCTGTATCATGATGTTCTGGATTATCATGCTAAGACAGTGAC CAaggaggagcatgcacgacatctgaggattgtactacaaacattgagggagaagaagatttatgctaaattctccaagtgtgagtccTGGCTTGATTCTTtggtgttcttggggcacgtggtttCCAGTGAGAGTATCAATGTatatccaaagaagattgaagtagttcaGAGTTTGCCCAGACCGTctttagctactgagattcagagttttcttggcttggccagaTATTTTCgccgtttcgtggagggtttcccGTCCATTGCTGCACCCTTAACTAGATTAGCCCAGAAAGGTGCCCTATTCAAGTGGTCTGATGAATGttag